From one Papilio machaon chromosome 16, ilPapMach1.1, whole genome shotgun sequence genomic stretch:
- the LOC106715764 gene encoding peptidylprolyl isomerase domain and WD repeat-containing protein 1, whose product MSTEKRPQTPDNSEEVDGEEWIGPMPSEAAEPKPKKRKVLEFESLYLENLPSSETYEKSYMHRDVVTHVVVTKTDFVITASQDGHLKFWKKQEEGIEFVKHFRCHLVAISHVAVNSTGTLLCTTSTEKTVKVFDVVNFDMINMISIQFEPYCAEWVHSAGDPISALAISEKSTNKIYVFDGTQSSGTPLHTFETLHQSVVVTIVYNPVYEVAVSVDKAGIIEYWTGPKHEFQYPKNVKFQSKLETDLFDFVKNKTYPTALAFSPDGKKMASISLDRKVRVFHFLTGKLHKVLDESLQRYQDLQHQAHQLPNMEFGRRMATERELEKSESVNFCNVLFDASGHFLCYATMLGVKMVNLVTNRCVAMLAKPENLRPLHLALFQGRTNQSKVATTLEMEGSENPSLMIVKTDPTLFCTAYRKNRFYMFSRRSPDDVKSPDADRDIFNEKPSKEDIISATEGQGVQRIYEQAILHTSLGDIHVRLFGEVVRAAENFCGLARSGYYNGHLFHRVIRGFMVQTGDPTGTGTGGESIWGGEFADEFKPHLKHDRPYTVSMANAGPNTNGSQFFITLAPTPWLDNKHTIFGRVVRGMEVVQNIGNLKTNPKTDKPYDDVRIVSVTVK is encoded by the exons ATGTCTACCGAAAAACGACCGCAAACTCCTGATAACTCTGAGGAAGTAGATGGCGAAGAATGGATTGGTCCAATGCCATCAGAAGCTGCTGAACCAAAACCGAAGAAACGAAAAG TTCTAGAATTTGAATCTTTGTATCTGGAAAATTTACCTTCGTCAGAAACGTATGAAAAGAGCTACATGCATAGGGATGTTGTCACACATGTTGTGGTCACCAAAACTGATTTTGTTATAACTGCCAGTCAAGATGGCCATCTCAAATTTTGGAAGAAACAG GAGGAAGGTATAGAATTTGTCAAACATTTTCGTTGTCACCTAGTGGCCATTAGCCATGTTGCTGTTAATAGCACTGGCACACTCCTCTGCACCACATCCACAGAGAAGACTGTCAAAGTATTTGACGTTGTGAACTTTG ATATGATTAACATGATATCCATACAATTTGAGCCGTACTGCGCGGAATGGGTGCACTCAGCAGGTGATCCTATTTCTGCACTAGCTAT ATCGGAGAaatcaacaaataaaatatatgtatttgatGGTACACAAAGCTCGGGCACACCATTACACACATTTGAAACACTACATCAAAGTGTGGTGGTCACCATAGTGTACAACCCAGTATACGAAGTAGCAGTGTCTGTTGACAAGGCGGGTATCATAGAGTATTGGACCGGACCAAAACACGAGTTCCAATACCCGAAGAATGTAAAATTCCAATCGAAACTGGAAACGGATCTGTTTGATTTCGTTAAGAACAAAACATATCCAACTGCGCTGGCGTTTTCACCAGATGGTAAAAAGATGGCGTCTATAAGTTTGGATCGGAAG GTCCGCGTGTTCCACTTCCTGACGGGCAAGCTGCATAAGGTTTTGGACGAGAGCCTGCAGCGCTACCAGGACCTGCAGCACCAGGCGCACCAGTTACCCAACATGGAGTTTGGTCGCAG aatGGCAACAGAACGTGAATTAGAGAAGTCAGAGTCTGTGAACTTTTGCAACGTATTGTTTGACGCGAGCGGTCACTTCCTCTGCTATGCTACCATGTTGGGTGTCAAAATGGTCAATCTTGTCACCAACCGGTGTGTGGCCATGCTCGCTAAGCCGGAGAACTTGAGGCCTCTACATCTGGCGCTGTTTCag GGTCGTACAAATCAATCAAAAGTAGCAACAACGCTAGAAATGGAGGGTTCTGAAAACCCGAGCCTGATGATTGTGAAGACGGACCCAACATTGTTCTGTACCGCATACCGCAAGAACAGGTTCTATATGTTCTCCCGCCGGAGTCCAGATGATGTCAAGAGTCCGGATGCGGATCGCGACATCTTCAATGAGAAACCTTCCAAAGAAGATATTATATCCGCTACAGAAGGACAAG GTGTGCAGCGTATCTATGAGCAGGCGATCCTGCACACCTCACTTGGTGACATCCATGTGAGGCTGTTTGGAGAAGTGGTGCGAGCTGCTGAGAACTTCTGTGGACTTGCACGCAGCGGCTACTACAATGGACACCTCTTCCATAGAGTCATACGAGGGTTCATGGTGCAGACTGGAGACCCTACAG GTACGGGTACTGGAGGTGAGAGTATCTGGGGAGGGGAGTTTGCGGACGAGTTCAAGCCTCACCTGAAGCACGACCGGCCATACACTGTGAGCATGGCCAATGCAGGACCCAACACCAACGGCAGCCAGTTCTTCATCACTCTTGCACCCACG CCGTGGTTAGACAACAAGCATACGATATTTGGTCGTGTAGTGCGCGGTATGGAGGTGGTGCAGAACATTGGTAACCTCAAGACCAACCCCAAGACAGACAAACCTTACGATGACGTTAGGATCGTTTCAGTCACCGTCAAGTGA
- the LOC106715847 gene encoding CCHC-type zinc finger nucleic acid binding protein, which translates to MSSSVCYKCNRTGHFARECTQGGVTSRDTGFNRQREKCFKCNRTGHFARDCKEEADRCYRCNGTGHIARECAQSPDEPSCYNCNKTGHIARNCPEGGRDSSGQTCYTCNKAGHISRNCPDGTKTCYVCGKPGHISRDCDESERN; encoded by the exons ATGAGTTCGAGCGTGTGCTACAAGTGCAACAGGACCGGGCACTTCGCCCGCGAGTGCACGCAGGGCGGTGTCACATCGCGCGACACCGGCTTCAACCGACAGCGCGAGAAGTGCTTCAAGTGCAACCGCACCGGCCACTTCGCGCGCGACTGCAAGGAGGAGGCCGACCGTTGCTACAG ATGTAACGGTACGGGGCACATAGCGCGCGAGTGCGCGCAAAGCCCCGACGAACCGTCGTGCTACAACTGCAACAAGACGGGGCACATCGCGCGCAACTGCCCCGAGGGCGGGCGCGACAGCTCGGGCCAGACGTGCTACACGTGCAACAAGGCGGGGCACATCTCACGTAATTGCCCCGACGGCACCAAGACGTGCTACGTGTGCGGCAAGCCCGGCCACATCTCGCGCGACTGCGACGAGTCGGAGCGCAACTAG
- the LOC106715838 gene encoding transcription factor jun-D: MVRHSGHGMETTFYDEQYPLSGPVENLKRTLTLDLDFGRGGKRSRSTAPVLSSPDLQLLKLGSPELEKLIIQNGMITTATPTPGGAVLFPPAAPTEEQEMYARPFVEALDKLHHGEPVPLARRVYADLDRPGDRYPTPVVKDEPQTVPSASSSPPLSPIDMDSQERIKLERKRQRNRVAASKCRRRKLERISKLEEKVKLLKGENAELAQMVVKLKDHVHRLKQQVLEHANGGCHIDAHF, translated from the coding sequence ATGGTTCGGCACTCCGGCCACGGGATGGAGACCACTTTCTATGACGAGCAGTATCCCCTCAGCGGCCCAGTGGAAAATCTGAAACGGACACTGACATTAGATCTGGATTTCGGACGAGGCGGGAAGAGGTCGCGGAGCACCGCGCCCGTCCTCTCCTCGCCTGACCTGCAGCTCCTCAAGCTAGGCTCCCCGGAGCTTGAGAAACTGATAATTCAAAACGGCATGATAACAACAGCGACGCCAACACCGGGTGGCGCGGTGCTGTTCCCCCCCGCCGCGCCCACCGAGGAGCAGGAGATGTACGCGCGGCCATTCGTCGAGGCGCTGGACAAGCTGCATCACGGCGAGCCGGTGCCTCTCGCGCGTCGAGTCTACGCCGACCTCGACCGGCCCGGCGACCGTTACCCAACGCCTGTCGTCAAAGACGAGCCCCAGACTGTGCCAAGCGCCTCCAGCTCGCCCCCGCTCTCCCCCATTGACATGGACAGTCAGGAGAGGATAAAACTCGAGCGCAAGCGACAGAGGAACCGAGTGGCCGCCTCCAAGTGCCGGCGGCGAAAACTTGAACGTATCTCAAAGCTGGAAGAGAAGGTGAAGCTGCTGAAGGGCGAGAACGCGGAGCTGGCGCAGATGGTTGTGAAGCTGAAGGACCACGTGCACCGGCTGAAGCAGCAGGTCCTGGAGCATGCGAACGGTGGCTGCCACATCGACGCGCACTTCTGA